In Alkaliphilus flagellatus, one DNA window encodes the following:
- a CDS encoding BMC domain-containing protein, which yields MANTNALGMIETKGLVAAIEAADAMVKAANVTLIGKEQVGGGLVTVMVRGDVGAVKAATDAGGAAAEAVGELVSVHVIPRPHMEVDVILPKYDTQS from the coding sequence TACAAACGCATTAGGTATGATTGAAACAAAAGGATTGGTAGCAGCAATAGAGGCAGCAGATGCAATGGTTAAAGCAGCAAATGTAACATTAATTGGAAAAGAACAAGTAGGCGGCGGACTAGTAACAGTTATGGTTCGTGGAGACGTGGGAGCTGTTAAAGCTGCAACAGATGCTGGAGGAGCAGCAGCAGAAGCAGTTGGTGAATTAGTATCTGTTCATGTAATACCACGTCCACATATGGAAGTAGATGTAATCCTACCAAAATACGATACCCAATCATAA